A window of Dysgonomonadaceae bacterium PH5-43 contains these coding sequences:
- a CDS encoding glutamine synthetase (product_source=KO:K01915; cog=COG3968; ko=KO:K01915; pfam=PF00120,PF12437,PF18318; smart=SM01230; superfamily=55931): MSSLRFKAVEEAFKKKAIPAQTPSQITSEYYGKYVFNKERMAKYLSKETMKALLAVIDKGETLDRELASHVAAGMKMWAMELGATHYSHWFQPLTGGTAEKHDSFIEYSAEPGSHIIEEFSGKLLAQQEPDASSFPSGGIRNTFEARGYTAWDPSSPAFIVDDTLCIPTVFISYTGEALDYKTPLLKSLNILDKAASDVCRYFDPSVKKVFTYLGWEQEYFLVDEGLYATRPDLMLTGRTLMGHESAKNQQLEDHYFGSIPTRVQAYMKDLEYEGYKYGIPLKTRHNEVAPNQFELAPIYGEMNLSVDQNLLMMSLMKKIARRHGFRLLLHEKPFAGVNGSGKHNNWSMGTDTGIGLLTPGKTPEENLQFITFVVNVLMAVYKNNALLKASIMTAQNAHRLGANEAPPAIISIFLGSQISSVLDKLENSTSEEAIVMDEKRGMQLGIAKIPEVLLDNTDRNRTSPFAFTGNRFEFRAVGSSANCATSMIALNSIVAYQLIEFKNAVDEKMKQGCSKDKAIFAVLKEYIKESKSIRFDGNGYSNDWKVEAEKRGLDCETSVPLIYDVYTQPETVKMFESIGVLNERELHARNEVKWETYIKKIQIEARVLGDLTMNHIIPVATKYQSALLDNVYKMHQIYDKAKAERLSAHDNSIIEEISERISIMKGKTDEMIEARKVANRIEDERSKAIAYHDTVLPFFEEIRYQVDELELIIDDELWTLPKYRELLFVR; the protein is encoded by the coding sequence ATGTCAAGTTTGAGATTTAAAGCTGTTGAAGAAGCTTTTAAGAAGAAAGCCATACCAGCACAAACTCCGAGTCAGATAACTTCTGAGTATTACGGTAAATACGTTTTCAATAAAGAAAGAATGGCTAAATATCTTTCTAAAGAAACAATGAAGGCTCTTTTAGCAGTAATAGATAAAGGCGAAACCTTAGACCGTGAATTAGCAAGCCACGTAGCCGCAGGTATGAAAATGTGGGCAATGGAGTTGGGTGCTACTCACTATTCGCATTGGTTTCAACCTTTAACTGGTGGTACGGCAGAGAAACACGACTCTTTTATTGAGTATTCGGCAGAGCCTGGCAGTCATATCATAGAAGAGTTTTCGGGTAAACTACTTGCTCAACAAGAACCTGATGCTTCTTCATTCCCAAGTGGTGGGATAAGAAATACTTTCGAAGCTCGTGGTTATACAGCTTGGGACCCTTCTTCGCCTGCTTTTATTGTAGATGATACTCTTTGTATCCCTACCGTATTTATATCGTATACAGGTGAGGCTTTAGACTATAAAACACCTCTTCTTAAATCTCTTAACATTTTAGATAAGGCAGCTTCTGATGTGTGCCGCTACTTCGACCCTTCGGTAAAGAAAGTATTTACTTACTTGGGTTGGGAACAAGAATACTTCCTTGTTGATGAAGGACTGTATGCTACTCGTCCCGATTTAATGCTTACTGGACGTACGCTTATGGGGCACGAATCGGCTAAAAATCAACAGTTAGAAGATCATTACTTCGGTTCTATACCTACAAGAGTGCAAGCTTATATGAAAGATTTAGAATACGAAGGCTATAAGTATGGTATTCCTCTAAAAACTCGTCATAATGAAGTTGCGCCTAATCAGTTCGAGTTAGCTCCTATATACGGAGAGATGAACCTATCGGTAGACCAAAACTTGTTGATGATGTCTTTGATGAAGAAGATAGCTCGTCGACACGGATTCAGATTGTTATTACACGAAAAACCATTTGCAGGAGTTAATGGTTCGGGTAAACACAACAACTGGTCTATGGGAACTGACACTGGCATAGGATTGCTTACACCTGGTAAAACCCCAGAAGAAAACCTTCAGTTTATTACCTTTGTGGTGAATGTATTGATGGCTGTTTATAAAAATAATGCTTTACTTAAAGCTTCAATAATGACGGCTCAGAATGCTCATCGTTTGGGTGCTAACGAAGCTCCACCAGCTATTATATCTATATTTCTTGGTTCTCAAATATCTTCAGTGTTAGATAAGTTAGAGAATAGTACCAGCGAAGAAGCTATTGTTATGGACGAAAAGCGAGGTATGCAATTAGGTATAGCTAAAATACCTGAAGTGCTTTTAGATAATACCGACCGTAACCGTACATCTCCTTTTGCTTTTACAGGAAATAGATTTGAGTTCAGAGCTGTAGGTTCTTCGGCAAACTGCGCTACCTCTATGATAGCTCTTAATTCTATTGTAGCTTATCAACTTATAGAGTTTAAGAATGCAGTAGACGAAAAAATGAAACAAGGCTGCTCTAAAGATAAGGCTATATTCGCGGTGCTAAAAGAATACATTAAAGAGTCGAAGAGTATTCGTTTCGATGGTAATGGTTATAGCAACGATTGGAAAGTAGAAGCCGAAAAGAGAGGCTTGGATTGCGAAACAAGTGTGCCTCTTATCTACGATGTTTACACTCAGCCCGAAACAGTAAAAATGTTTGAAAGCATAGGAGTGCTTAACGAAAGAGAACTTCACGCTCGTAACGAAGTTAAATGGGAAACTTATATCAAAAAGATACAGATAGAAGCTCGTGTGTTAGGCGATCTTACTATGAATCATATTATACCTGTTGCAACTAAATATCAATCGGCTCTTTTAGATAATGTGTATAAGATGCACCAGATATACGATAAAGCAAAAGCTGAAAGATTATCAGCTCACGACAATAGCATAATAGAAGAAATATCGGAACGTATATCTATTATGAAGGGCAAAACCGACGAAATGATTGAAGCTCGCAAAGTGGCTAACCGTATAGAAGACGAACGCTCTAAGGCTATTGCTTATCACGATACTGTGCTTCCTTTCTTCGAGGAAATACGTTATCAGGTTGATGAGTTAGAGTTGATTATAGACGACGAACTATGGACATTGCCTAAGTATCGCGAACTATTGTTTGTTCGTTAA
- a CDS encoding 5'-nucleotidase (product_source=KO:K03787; cath_funfam=3.40.1210.10; cog=COG0496; ko=KO:K03787; pfam=PF01975; superfamily=64167; tigrfam=TIGR00087): MNNIKNKPLILVTNDDGVRAKGINELIKHIADLGRIVVVAPEYPQSGMSSAITSINPLRVKLLSDNENLKIYSCSGTPVDCVKLGVNELLERKPDIVVSGINHGSNAGISVIYSGTMGAAIEGCIFGIPSVGLSLTDHDYDADFSEALKYCRMVVENVIKHSLPKGVCLNLNVPNIDNVKGLKVCSQTKGKWTQEFQPSKDPSGKTIYWLTGEFDNEDKDNKENDDWALDNGYAALVPVQIDMTAYHFMESLKEWEVNL; encoded by the coding sequence ATGAACAATATCAAAAATAAACCTCTTATTCTGGTTACTAACGACGATGGAGTAAGGGCTAAAGGCATTAACGAATTAATAAAACATATTGCCGACTTAGGACGTATAGTTGTAGTAGCTCCCGAATATCCTCAGTCGGGTATGTCGAGTGCCATAACTTCTATTAATCCTCTTAGAGTAAAGCTGTTGAGCGATAATGAGAATCTGAAAATTTATAGTTGTTCGGGTACTCCCGTAGATTGCGTTAAGCTGGGAGTGAACGAGCTATTAGAGCGTAAACCCGACATAGTAGTATCGGGAATAAATCACGGCTCTAACGCTGGTATAAGCGTAATTTATTCAGGAACTATGGGTGCTGCTATAGAAGGTTGTATATTTGGCATTCCATCAGTAGGGCTTTCGCTTACCGATCACGATTATGATGCCGACTTCTCTGAGGCTCTGAAATACTGCCGTATGGTAGTCGAGAACGTAATTAAACACAGCTTGCCAAAAGGTGTTTGCCTAAATCTGAATGTTCCGAATATCGACAATGTTAAAGGCTTGAAGGTGTGTAGTCAGACTAAAGGTAAATGGACTCAAGAGTTTCAACCCAGTAAAGACCCTTCGGGGAAAACAATCTATTGGCTAACTGGCGAATTTGATAACGAAGATAAAGACAATAAAGAGAACGACGATTGGGCGTTAGACAATGGATATGCCGCTTTAGTGCCAGTGCAGATAGATATGACAGCCTATCACTTTATGGAGTCGTTAAAAGAATGGGAAGTTAATCTATGA
- a CDS encoding hypothetical protein (product_source=Hypo-rule applied), whose translation MASSIKETPVLRGKDARRFEERLKAVKPASKEEISRINKSYAIFKKIATFPV comes from the coding sequence ATGGCAAGCTCAATTAAAGAAACGCCCGTACTTAGGGGTAAAGATGCAAGACGCTTTGAGGAGCGCCTTAAAGCTGTTAAACCTGCCTCTAAGGAGGAGATTAGTCGAATAAACAAATCGTATGCTATTTTCAAAAAGATTGCAACTTTCCCTGTTTAA
- a CDS encoding tRNA1Val (adenine37-N6)-methyltransferase (product_source=KO:K15460; cath_funfam=3.40.50.150; cog=COG4123; ko=KO:K15460; pfam=PF05175; superfamily=53335), protein MSNPFFHFKKFTVYHNLCAMKVGTDAVLLGAWSNHTSARWILDVGTGSGVIALMLSQRFSDAKVDAIDIDEGAYQQACINFNNSPFKDRLKAFNESFLEFSPQYKYDLIVSNPPYFNNSLLSPNHSRTLARHTTELNLNTLIEKAKSLLNDKGILALVLPYSSLETTVDIANDNGLHLVRSLSVKPMENRPPKRVLLEFSNSFGEQINKELVLELSRHNYSLEYKALTKDFMLD, encoded by the coding sequence ATGAGTAATCCTTTTTTTCATTTTAAGAAGTTTACAGTTTATCACAATCTTTGCGCAATGAAGGTTGGTACCGATGCCGTATTGCTTGGAGCTTGGAGTAATCACACTTCTGCTCGCTGGATATTAGATGTTGGCACAGGTTCGGGAGTTATAGCTTTGATGTTGTCGCAAAGGTTTAGCGATGCTAAGGTAGATGCTATAGACATAGACGAGGGAGCTTATCAACAAGCTTGTATTAACTTTAATAATTCTCCTTTTAAGGATAGGCTTAAGGCTTTTAACGAGAGTTTCTTAGAGTTTTCTCCACAATATAAATACGACCTTATAGTGTCTAATCCTCCTTACTTCAACAACTCTTTGCTGTCGCCTAATCATTCAAGAACTTTAGCCCGACACACTACCGAACTAAATCTTAATACGCTTATAGAGAAGGCTAAATCGTTATTAAACGATAAAGGAATATTAGCACTCGTGCTCCCCTACTCTTCGTTAGAAACTACAGTTGATATAGCTAACGATAATGGATTGCATCTGGTGCGTTCCTTATCTGTAAAGCCAATGGAAAATCGCCCACCAAAAAGAGTTTTACTTGAGTTTTCAAACTCTTTTGGCGAACAAATAAATAAAGAGTTAGTTCTTGAGCTATCAAGACATAATTACAGTCTCGAATATAAAGCCTTAACTAAAGATTTTATGTTAGATTAA
- a CDS encoding RHH-type proline utilization regulon transcriptional repressor/proline dehydrogenase/delta 1-pyrroline-5-carboxylate dehydrogenase (product_source=KO:K13821; cath_funfam=1.20.1160.11,3.20.20.220,3.40.605.10; cog=COG0506,COG1012; ko=KO:K13821; pfam=PF00171,PF01619; superfamily=51730,53720) yields MENTKKVTTQEVVEWAKQFLEKADKELTPSEVKEQKKYASLVQTPEYKTFLSKMLDESSQIRDNVKLNKRVKQLIEEYGVPDFFNSFDQMLLKAYMGVGFLFPHIAMPIFKQKLRNETRKIIIAEERPKLTKHLAGRWNSNIGQNVNLLGEVVLGDGEANNRYLHYLEALEEPDINYISIKLSGIYAQIRALSYEENKKELCDMVAAVYQKAIDNPYTEKDGTKRAKFVNLDMEEYKDSELTIDVFIEVMSRPEFKHYTAGLVIQAYLPDAESLQKRLLDFAKKRYSEGGAPLKMRLVKGANLQMESVISSMKGWANPVYPTKVEVDANYLHILDIALRPENIEACAVGVASHNYFSIAYAHLLAEKNGVSKYVTFEMLEGMANNLPRVMRKIEKQIILYTPVVKDKSFLNAISYLVRRLDENTGKDNFLSYTFNLTLNSPQWNFLANQFLEAYSLKDSVNTTPYRNQDRTKAPIPVKDINVFESEPDTDLDLPQNRAWALEKLKKWGTEVNETNFTIPVQVGDKEVVTESKKLYKDRSRDEKFTFCEASLSSLEQVKEIIEIAEKDASGWKNTSVDKRNEILHKVADNLSAKRGDLIGCMSAITGKTFTEGDVEVSEAIDFCRFYPISMKAFEGLETLKLTPKGVILVIPPWNFPLAIPVGGVASALAGGNTVILKPATVALPIAWEFAKCFWEAGVPKDTLQVVCPSERSSLTYLTSHSAIKHVILTGGTDTAFRLLKTSPRTPLSAETGGKNAIIVTANADQDKAILNIVSSAFSNSGQKCSACSLLLLDKKTYNSEAFKAKLKDAVMSMRTGSVWDTINVVGPMIDNNNEKLLHAINNLEPGESWLVAPEFLDEKKYILRPTVKWGVKPTSYTFKNELFAPLLSVVCIEDLAQGIEYANSSEYGLTAGLQSLVEEEHNIWKNNIEAGNLYINRGITGAIVRRQPFGGMKRSAFGGGIKAGGPNYVSCFVEISEQALPKANKSSWSEPLSDDTAKARLNYASSSFSKAWTEEFSQEKDISNIYGEENTFRYLPLKSMSFRIQYNDSLDDILLVMYASHTAETPLTISINPDNANRATIEKVAGKLNFTVKTQNDDTFINDMENYERIRTCSADLSDAIYSKAAELGKHIANIKPLAEGRLELLHYLKEQSIAFEYHRYGSIFGEEK; encoded by the coding sequence ATGGAAAACACAAAGAAAGTAACAACTCAAGAGGTTGTAGAATGGGCCAAACAGTTCTTAGAAAAAGCTGACAAAGAGCTTACCCCAAGTGAAGTAAAAGAACAAAAGAAGTATGCTTCATTGGTTCAGACACCAGAATACAAAACATTTCTATCTAAGATGCTCGACGAATCTTCTCAGATTAGAGATAACGTTAAGTTAAACAAAAGAGTAAAGCAGCTTATTGAAGAATATGGTGTTCCCGATTTCTTTAATAGTTTCGACCAGATGCTATTGAAAGCATATATGGGTGTTGGTTTCTTATTCCCTCATATAGCGATGCCTATATTCAAACAGAAACTAAGAAACGAAACTCGTAAAATTATCATAGCAGAAGAACGCCCAAAGCTCACTAAACACTTAGCTGGCAGATGGAATAGCAATATCGGTCAGAATGTAAACCTTCTTGGCGAAGTAGTGTTAGGCGATGGAGAGGCTAACAATCGTTATCTTCACTACTTAGAAGCCTTAGAAGAGCCAGACATTAACTATATCTCTATCAAGCTTTCGGGCATCTATGCTCAAATACGTGCTTTAAGTTACGAAGAGAATAAGAAAGAGCTTTGCGATATGGTAGCTGCTGTTTATCAGAAAGCTATCGACAATCCTTATACCGAAAAAGATGGAACTAAGCGTGCCAAGTTCGTAAACTTAGATATGGAAGAATATAAAGACTCTGAACTAACTATTGATGTATTTATAGAAGTAATGAGTCGTCCTGAGTTTAAGCACTACACTGCTGGCTTAGTTATACAAGCATACCTACCCGATGCCGAAAGCTTACAGAAACGCTTATTAGATTTCGCTAAGAAACGTTATTCCGAAGGTGGTGCTCCTCTTAAAATGCGTTTAGTAAAAGGAGCCAACCTACAAATGGAGAGCGTAATATCGTCTATGAAAGGCTGGGCTAACCCTGTTTACCCTACAAAAGTAGAAGTAGATGCTAACTATCTTCACATATTAGACATAGCTTTACGTCCCGAAAACATAGAAGCTTGCGCTGTAGGTGTTGCTTCTCATAACTACTTTAGCATTGCTTACGCTCACCTATTGGCAGAAAAGAATGGAGTTAGTAAATATGTTACTTTCGAGATGCTCGAAGGTATGGCTAACAACCTGCCTCGTGTAATGAGAAAGATTGAGAAACAGATTATCCTTTACACTCCGGTGGTTAAAGACAAATCTTTCCTTAATGCTATTTCTTATTTAGTTCGCCGTTTAGATGAAAACACTGGCAAAGACAACTTCTTAAGCTACACGTTCAATCTAACGCTTAACAGTCCGCAATGGAACTTCCTTGCTAATCAATTCTTAGAAGCTTATAGCCTCAAAGATAGCGTTAATACAACTCCTTATCGCAATCAAGACAGAACAAAGGCTCCTATCCCCGTTAAAGATATTAATGTATTTGAAAGCGAACCCGATACCGACTTAGATCTCCCTCAAAATAGAGCTTGGGCTTTAGAGAAACTAAAGAAATGGGGAACAGAAGTAAACGAAACTAACTTCACTATTCCTGTTCAAGTTGGAGATAAAGAGGTTGTTACAGAGAGTAAGAAACTGTATAAAGACCGTAGTCGTGATGAGAAATTCACATTCTGCGAAGCAAGTCTTTCTTCTTTAGAACAAGTTAAAGAGATTATCGAGATAGCAGAGAAAGATGCTTCTGGTTGGAAAAATACTTCTGTAGATAAGAGAAACGAAATACTTCATAAGGTAGCCGATAACCTAAGTGCTAAACGTGGCGACTTGATAGGCTGTATGTCTGCAATCACCGGTAAAACCTTTACCGAAGGCGATGTAGAAGTATCTGAAGCCATAGACTTCTGTCGCTTCTACCCTATCTCTATGAAGGCTTTCGAAGGCTTAGAAACATTAAAGCTTACTCCTAAAGGTGTTATCTTAGTTATTCCACCCTGGAACTTCCCATTAGCTATTCCTGTTGGTGGTGTAGCCTCTGCATTAGCTGGTGGAAACACTGTAATACTTAAACCTGCAACTGTAGCCCTGCCTATTGCTTGGGAATTTGCTAAATGCTTCTGGGAAGCTGGCGTTCCTAAAGATACTCTACAAGTTGTATGCCCTTCCGAAAGAAGCTCTCTAACATACCTTACAAGTCATTCGGCTATCAAACACGTAATACTTACAGGTGGCACTGATACTGCTTTCCGATTATTAAAAACAAGTCCTCGCACTCCTCTTTCTGCCGAAACCGGAGGTAAGAACGCTATCATCGTTACTGCCAATGCCGACCAAGACAAAGCTATCTTAAATATAGTATCATCGGCATTCAGCAATTCGGGACAGAAGTGTTCGGCTTGTTCGCTACTACTCTTAGATAAGAAAACATACAATAGCGAAGCCTTCAAAGCTAAACTAAAAGATGCTGTTATGAGTATGCGCACTGGTAGCGTATGGGATACAATAAACGTAGTTGGTCCAATGATAGATAACAATAACGAGAAACTACTTCACGCCATCAACAATCTCGAACCTGGCGAATCATGGTTAGTAGCTCCTGAGTTTTTAGATGAGAAGAAATACATTCTTCGTCCTACAGTTAAATGGGGAGTAAAGCCTACAAGTTATACATTCAAGAACGAGCTATTCGCGCCTTTGCTTTCTGTTGTTTGCATAGAAGATTTAGCTCAAGGTATCGAATACGCTAATTCTTCCGAATACGGACTAACCGCTGGTCTTCAGAGCTTAGTTGAGGAAGAACACAATATATGGAAGAACAACATAGAAGCTGGCAATCTTTACATCAACAGAGGTATTACAGGAGCCATAGTACGCCGTCAGCCATTCGGTGGTATGAAGCGTTCGGCATTTGGTGGAGGCATTAAAGCTGGAGGTCCTAACTATGTTTCTTGTTTCGTTGAGATAAGCGAACAGGCTCTTCCTAAAGCCAACAAATCGTCTTGGAGCGAACCTCTATCCGACGATACCGCAAAGGCTCGTCTCAACTACGCATCAAGCAGCTTCTCCAAAGCTTGGACAGAAGAGTTTAGTCAGGAAAAAGACATTAGCAACATCTACGGAGAGGAAAATACATTCCGCTATCTTCCATTAAAGAGTATGTCATTCCGTATTCAATACAACGACTCTCTCGACGACATACTATTGGTGATGTACGCATCTCATACCGCAGAAACACCTCTAACAATAAGTATTAACCCCGATAATGCCAATCGTGCTACAATAGAAAAAGTAGCTGGTAAACTCAACTTTACTGTTAAAACACAAAACGATGATACGTTCATTAACGATATGGAAAACTACGAACGTATACGCACCTGTTCTGCCGACTTATCTGATGCTATTTACTCTAAAGCTGCCGAGCTTGGCAAACATATCGCTAATATTAAACCTCTGGCTGAGGGAAGATTAGAACTTCTTCATTATCTTAAAGAACAAAGCATAGCTTTCGAATATCATAGATACGGAAGCATATTCGGTGAAGAAAAGTAA
- a CDS encoding GNAT superfamily N-acetyltransferase (product_source=COG0454; cath_funfam=3.40.630.30; cog=COG0454; pfam=PF13673; superfamily=55729) has product MIDFEDLILNRLNQTYEIKPFDCGDADLNGFLFDDAKNYLSELMATTYILEYKDCTVAYFCLLNDKVVFDTSDTKEKSFWNRFNRKNKIPNDKRRQNYPAVKIGRLAVSEDFSGCGIGRFILDTVKSLLSNKRDIACRFITVDAYNTAFNFYEKNEFNFLSDEDKGTQTRLMYFDLKSLSM; this is encoded by the coding sequence ATGATAGATTTTGAAGATCTAATTCTTAATAGACTAAATCAAACTTACGAAATAAAGCCGTTCGACTGTGGAGATGCAGACTTGAACGGTTTTTTATTTGATGATGCTAAGAATTATCTTTCTGAATTAATGGCCACTACTTACATACTTGAATACAAAGACTGCACTGTAGCGTACTTCTGCTTACTCAATGATAAGGTTGTTTTCGACACTTCTGATACTAAGGAGAAAAGTTTTTGGAATCGTTTTAATCGTAAAAATAAGATTCCGAATGATAAGCGTCGCCAAAACTACCCTGCTGTGAAAATTGGTCGACTTGCTGTAAGCGAGGATTTTAGTGGTTGTGGAATTGGTCGCTTCATCTTAGATACAGTGAAAAGCCTTTTGTCTAACAAAAGAGATATAGCCTGTCGCTTCATAACTGTTGATGCTTACAATACCGCCTTTAACTTCTATGAAAAAAATGAATTCAACTTTCTTTCTGACGAAGATAAAGGAACCCAAACTCGCTTAATGTACTTCGATTTGAAGAGTTTGTCTATGTGA
- a CDS encoding hypothetical protein (product_source=Hypo-rule applied; pfam=PF14127): MRYFLTIFFTICPFGIVYAQDNYRSEIPEYEIIDGDTVQVMVIRDIYIYPEQIIYSSKQDAQYRKLVRDVKKTLPHAKMIYATLIETYNYIMTLPDDKARENHIKRMEKDLYDEYKPILKKLTLSQGKMLIRLVDRECNQTSYDIVKGFLGSFRAGFWNIFAGMFGASLKSKWEPDGKDAAAERVVQMVEMGVI, from the coding sequence ATGAGATACTTTCTTACAATATTCTTTACTATTTGCCCATTCGGTATCGTTTATGCTCAGGATAATTATAGATCAGAAATACCCGAATATGAAATCATTGATGGCGATACAGTGCAAGTGATGGTGATAAGAGACATATATATATATCCCGAACAGATTATTTATAGTTCAAAACAAGATGCTCAATACCGTAAGTTGGTAAGAGATGTAAAGAAGACTCTGCCTCACGCTAAAATGATTTATGCTACTCTTATCGAAACCTACAATTATATAATGACTCTGCCCGACGATAAAGCAAGAGAAAACCATATAAAAAGAATGGAAAAAGATTTATACGACGAATACAAACCTATATTAAAGAAACTAACCCTATCTCAAGGTAAAATGCTTATCAGATTGGTAGATAGAGAATGTAATCAAACATCTTATGATATAGTGAAAGGTTTTTTAGGCTCTTTTAGAGCAGGCTTTTGGAATATATTTGCAGGAATGTTTGGAGCAAGTCTTAAATCGAAATGGGAACCAGATGGTAAAGATGCAGCAGCCGAAAGAGTTGTGCAAATGGTAGAAATGGGAGTGATATAA
- a CDS encoding lipid-A-disaccharide synthase (product_source=KO:K00748; cath_funfam=3.40.50.2000; cog=COG0763; ko=KO:K00748; pfam=PF02684; superfamily=53756; tigrfam=TIGR00215), giving the protein MKYYLIAGEASGDLHASNLMKSLKEVDANADFRYFGGDLMQAVGGTLVKHYKEMAFMGFIPVLLNLKTIFKNMSIAREDIKAYNPDVVILIDYPGFNLKMANFVKQQLNIPVFYYISPKIWAWKEYRIKNIKRDVDKMFCILPFEVDFYKKHNFPVEYVGNPTVDALALREHKDETFDEFCSTNSLNNKPIIALLAGSRKQEIKDNLPTMIKVASEYKDYQIVIAGAPGISPDYYSLFLKDSDVSIVFDQTYRLLKQSDAALVTSGTATLETALLRVPQVVCYKTPVKHIVTFVWNNFFKVKYISLVNLIANKTVVKELFGKYFSPKLISNELNDILYNKEYRNKMLDEYELVASRLGSVGASHKAAQAMLGKLKDKN; this is encoded by the coding sequence ATGAAATATTATCTTATAGCTGGCGAAGCTTCGGGCGACTTACACGCTTCTAACTTAATGAAATCTCTGAAAGAGGTTGATGCTAATGCCGATTTCAGATACTTCGGTGGCGACCTTATGCAAGCCGTTGGTGGTACTTTGGTTAAGCATTATAAGGAAATGGCTTTTATGGGCTTTATACCCGTATTGCTTAATCTTAAAACTATATTCAAGAATATGAGTATAGCTCGTGAAGATATTAAGGCTTACAATCCTGATGTGGTTATACTGATAGATTATCCTGGCTTTAATCTTAAGATGGCTAACTTCGTTAAACAACAGCTAAACATTCCTGTATTTTATTATATATCGCCCAAAATATGGGCTTGGAAAGAGTATCGCATAAAGAATATTAAACGAGATGTTGATAAGATGTTTTGCATACTTCCTTTTGAGGTCGACTTCTATAAGAAACATAATTTCCCTGTAGAGTACGTAGGTAATCCTACGGTTGATGCTTTGGCTTTAAGAGAGCATAAAGATGAAACGTTTGATGAGTTTTGTTCGACTAACTCGTTAAACAACAAGCCAATAATAGCTCTACTGGCTGGTAGCAGAAAGCAAGAGATTAAAGACAATCTGCCTACTATGATTAAGGTTGCTTCGGAGTATAAAGACTATCAGATTGTAATAGCTGGAGCTCCTGGCATATCACCCGACTATTATTCGTTATTCTTAAAAGACAGTGATGTTAGCATTGTGTTCGACCAAACATATAGACTACTTAAACAGTCTGACGCTGCTTTGGTAACCTCTGGCACTGCTACTTTAGAAACTGCATTGTTGAGAGTTCCTCAGGTTGTATGTTATAAAACTCCTGTTAAGCACATTGTTACCTTTGTATGGAACAATTTCTTTAAGGTTAAATACATATCGTTGGTTAATCTTATCGCCAACAAAACGGTTGTTAAAGAGTTATTTGGCAAATACTTTTCGCCTAAACTTATCTCTAACGAATTGAATGATATTTTATATAATAAGGAGTATCGCAATAAGATGCTTGATGAATACGAGCTTGTTGCGTCTCGCTTGGGTAGTGTTGGTGCTTCGCATAAGGCAGCCCAAGCTATGCTTGGGAAGTTAAAAGATAAAAACTAA